One Nostocoides sp. HKS02 genomic window carries:
- a CDS encoding multidrug effflux MFS transporter: MTTTTEPLTDATVTTPHAAHATAPVPAGPAPSPAGLAPSPAPSARSTLRFVLVLGALMAIGPLTIDTYLPALPSITHDLAASESAVQATLTGILLGMGLGQLLIGPLSDAIGRRKPLIAGVALHILASVLCALAPTVELLTVGRVLQGLGNAAVAVVAMATVRDVFVGSAAATLLSRLMLVSGVAPILAPTLGGAILRFTTWRGVFVVLAVAGVLLVTLASTALRETLPVERRRPADVRDVLGTYRGLLRDRTFVGLVLVAGLGFATLFSYIGGSSFVLQDVYGLSAQQFALVFGANSLGLIVASQVNPLLVRRYGPRIVLRAAVSVSAVAALTLLAAAVTGIGGLATILAPLWVVLACAGLTFPNTPALALTRHGEAAGTAAALLGASQFAIGGAAAPLIGAMGSGSAVPMAVVMASCATLAAVVAARTLRVSVITD; encoded by the coding sequence GCCACCGTGACGACGCCCCACGCGGCTCACGCGACGGCTCCCGTCCCGGCGGGCCCGGCGCCCAGCCCGGCAGGACTGGCGCCCAGCCCGGCCCCGAGCGCGCGGTCCACCCTGCGGTTCGTCCTGGTCCTCGGCGCGCTGATGGCCATCGGGCCGCTCACCATCGACACCTACCTGCCCGCCCTGCCGTCGATCACCCACGACCTCGCTGCCTCGGAGTCGGCGGTCCAGGCCACCCTGACCGGGATCCTGCTCGGCATGGGCCTCGGGCAGCTGCTCATCGGGCCGCTGTCCGACGCCATCGGCCGGCGCAAGCCGCTGATCGCCGGGGTGGCGCTGCACATCCTCGCGTCGGTGCTCTGCGCCCTCGCGCCGACGGTGGAGCTGCTGACCGTCGGACGCGTGCTCCAGGGCCTGGGCAACGCCGCGGTGGCGGTCGTGGCGATGGCCACGGTCCGCGACGTCTTCGTGGGCTCGGCCGCGGCGACCCTGCTGTCGCGCCTCATGCTCGTCTCCGGCGTGGCGCCGATCCTCGCGCCGACGCTCGGGGGAGCCATCCTGCGGTTCACGACGTGGCGCGGCGTCTTCGTCGTGCTGGCGGTGGCCGGGGTGCTGCTCGTGACGCTGGCGTCGACCGCGCTGCGCGAGACGCTGCCGGTGGAGCGACGTCGCCCGGCCGATGTCCGCGACGTCCTCGGCACCTACCGCGGCCTGCTTCGCGACCGCACCTTCGTCGGGCTGGTGCTCGTGGCGGGGCTCGGCTTCGCCACGCTCTTCTCCTACATCGGCGGCTCGTCGTTCGTCCTGCAGGACGTCTACGGCCTGAGCGCCCAGCAGTTCGCCCTCGTGTTCGGAGCCAACTCCCTCGGCCTCATCGTGGCTTCGCAGGTCAACCCGCTGCTGGTGCGGCGGTACGGCCCGCGCATCGTGCTGCGGGCCGCCGTAAGCGTGTCCGCCGTGGCCGCGCTGACGCTGCTCGCCGCTGCCGTCACCGGGATCGGTGGGCTCGCCACGATCCTTGCGCCGCTCTGGGTGGTGCTGGCCTGCGCCGGCCTGACCTTCCCGAACACCCCCGCGCTCGCGCTCACCCGGCACGGTGAGGCGGCCGGCACGGCAGCCGCGCTGCTCGGCGCCTCGCAGTTCGCGATCGGTGGGGCAGCGGCGCCGCTGATCGGTGCGATGGGCTCCGGCTCCGCGGTCCCGATGGCGGTCGTCATGGCCAGCTGCGCCACCCTCGCCGCGGTTGTCGCGGCCAGGACCCTTCGGGTCAGCGTCATCACCGACTGA